ATCCCGACGGCAGGAACGCATCGTCGAGGCGCCGGCTTCGATCTCGGTCATCAGTGAGCAGGAGATCGAACGCGAGGCGTCCCATGGCCAGGTGCCCAAGCTGCTGGAATTCACTCCCGGCGCCGAGGTTACCCAGAGCGGGATCTACGATTACAACTTCAACACTCGCGGCTTCAACAGTTCGCTGAATCGGCGAGTCGCAACCCTCATCGACGGTCGCAACGCCTCGGTACCGTTCCTGGGTGCTCAAGAGTGGGCTGCCGTGTCGTTTCCGCTCGACGATCTGGCGAGCCTGGAGTTCGTCCGTGGGCCCAGTGCTGCGTTGTACGGCGCCAACGCCTCGAGCGGCGTTTTGAATCTGTCGACGAAGTCGCCCCGCCACAGTCAGGGCGGAACCGTGCGTATCTCCGGTGGCGAACTGTCGACGACCAACGTCGACTTTCGTTTCGCGAACGAAGCGGGGGCCGGTTGGTATTACAAGGTGGCCGGCGGAATCCGAAACAGCGGAGACTTCACCGTTTCGCGTAACGGCGCGGCCGAGTATTCCGTTCCATGCACGATGAGCGGCCAGACCAACTGTCTGCCACAGGAGCCTCTGCCCCTGTTGTTGTCGGACGACGACGAGATCAGTTTCGGTGGTGTTCGATTCGACAAGTACTTCAACGACGAGAGTGTCCTCACGTTCGAGGGCGGGACGGCAGATGTCCAGGGACCCGTTTTTCAATCGGGCATCGGTCGTATCCAGCTAATCGATGTCAAGCGGCCGTGGGCCCGGTTCAACTACAACCGCGAGCACTTGAATATAACGGCGAGCTACACGGCTCGAGAGGCCGATAAGCAGTTAGCGCTCGCCAGCGCGCAAAACGTGGCGCTTGACACGGAACGCATTCAATTCGAGGTTCAAACCAACTGGGAATTCGGCGACGACCGTTTCCGGGTCGTCGCGGGTGCATCGCATACGGATGAGGACATCGACAGTCTGGATCCCGCAACCGGCAGGCAGACTCTGATGTTTGCGCCGGTGAGCGCAGACGCCCAGGCGGTTTACGCTCAGGTCGACATTCGCGCCAACGAGAAGGTCAAGGTGGTTCTCGCGGCTCGGTGGGACGACAGCACGTTGCACGATTCCCAGGTTTCGCCCAAGGCCGCTCTGGTCTTCAGCCCCTCCCGGGATCACACACTCCGCTTCACCTATAACGAGGCCTTCCAGGTCGCCAACTACTCAGAGTTCTTCCTGCAGGCGTCGGTGGCGTTACCTGTCGATTTGTCCGCAGTCGAGCCGATCTGCACGGCCAACCCCGACAGCATGGGAATGCCCACCACGCCGGTCGACTGCGGCTTCGGTAACGGGATGACACCGGTCTACGCTCTGGGCAACGACGATCTCGAGTTGGAAGAGATCAAGACAATCGAATTCGGTTACAGCGGCATCCTTGGTGAGAACAGCTACTTCACCGTCGATTACTACAGCAGCAACAACGAAAACTTCATTACCGACCTGGTTTCGCAGATCGGTCCCGGCGGCCGGGTCAATCCCGACTTCGGCCCCTATCAGGCGCCTGCCGGCCTGACACCGACGGCGGAGGCCACGTTGCTCGGGACGCTGGCAGCCGCCGCAATGATGAATCCAAGCCTTGGTCTCCTGACCAATAACTTTGATGGAGCACCGATCCTGGGAGCGCTCACTTACACGAACTTTGGCGAGGTCGACACCCAGGGACTCGATATCGGTCTGAATCACTATTTCAACGGCAATTGGTCGTTGAATGCCGCGTATTCGTACTTCGACTTCGATATCAAGACCGCCGGAGCTAGTCCCGATCAACTGTCGCCAAATTCTCCAGAGCACAAGTTTGTCCTGGGAGTCGGCTATGTGGACTCCAGACATTCCGCCGATCTAAGCGCTCGCTGGGTGGACGACTTCTTCTGGGTGGTCGGGCCGTTCCAGGGCTCTGTCGAGAGCTACACGACCGTCGATTTCAACTGGAACTTCAAGATCAACGATACGATCTCGGTGGGTGCCAACGTCGCCAACCTCCTGGACGAGGAGCACTGGCAGTCCTTCGGTGGCGACTTGCTGGCGCGACGGGGCCTGGTTAACGTCGCCTTCCACTGGGACTAGCCCGGAACGGCTACACTGGCCGCATGAAACCGACGATCAGAATCGTTCATACCGGCGGGACGCTAGGTATGCGGCCCCGCGAACCCGACCGTGCGCTCGCGCCAGACGAATTCGGTACGACCGTCCTCGAGCACGTGCCGGAGCTATCGCGGATTGCGGAGATCGAGGCTCAGGTCGTCTACAACATCGACTCCTGCGATCTGACCCCCACACACTGGATGGAGCTGGCGCGTACGATCCACCGCTGCGCCGACCGTTGCCGCGGGGTGGTCATCACGCACGGGACGGATGCGATGGCTTACACGGCGGCCGCGCTGTCCTTCGTCCTACGGGGGCTGCCGTTCCCGGTGGTCCTGACCGGGTCACAGCGCCCCCTCGCGGACATAAAGACCGATGGGCGGGCCAACCTCATCGGCGCCGTCGATCTGGCGACCCGGGCCATCCCCGAGGTCGGGATCTATTTCGGCGGACTCCTTCTTCGAGGCAATCGAGCGACGAAGACAAGCTCGTTCGCGTTCGGCGCGTTCTCGTCGCCGAACGCACTCCCGCTCGTCGAGGTGGGCGCGGAGGTCCGCCAAATTCAGCCGACCTGGCCCGTGACGGGGGAGTTTCGTGTTGAGGGGTCGTTCGACCCGCGAGTCGTCGTACTACGTCTTGTGCCCGGTCAGTCGATCAAGGCCGCTCGATCCGTAATCGACGCAGAGACCCGCGGCGTCCTGCTCGTCGGCTTCGGAACCGGGAACATCGCCCTGGCGAAGAGCGACCTACAGGATCTTATCCGCGAGTTGACGTCCGCAGGTGTGGTGGTCGCGATCGGCTCCCAGGCCGCGCACGGCCGTGTGGACCTGGGTCGTTATTCGGGAGGTCGTGCGGCTGCAGAGGCCGGGGCGGTCGGGATCGCAGACATGACCCTCGACGCGGCCGTTGTGAAGCTGATGTACCTGCTCGGAACCCACCAAGAGCCCGCGGCGGTGCGGCAGTGGCTTGACCGACCGATCTCCGGGGAAGTAACTCCCGCTACAGAGCAAACTTGATGCGAACCTGGAGCCAGGTCTGAACTTCGACCCCGTTCTTGGTGGCCGGTTCGTATTTCCAACCCCGCACGGCATCGATGGCGGCCTTGTCCAGCATCGACCCCTTGGTGCCCGCGGGATTCAGGATGTCGCCGACGGTTCCGTCTTCCTTCACCAGCACTGTCAACGTGACCACGCCTTCCTGGCGCATCCGTCGCGCAAGCGGGGGATAGGTCGGGGAAACACGATGGACGAGCGTGGGCTTGACATCGACCAATCCCATCTCAACGAGCGCACCCCGAATCGTTCTTGGGGCCTCGGGCGTGAGTTCGATCGCCTCGAGTTCTGCGTCCAGAGCTTCCGCGGTCAGGTCCTGTAGCTGGGCGTTCGAAACGCTGGGATTCGCAATCGGTTCCGCGAGATATTTGGGAGTCTCGACCGCGACCGGTGTCTTCCGCACGAATTTCCGGACCGGCGTCTTACGAGGAGCCGGCGTGACCTTCACGGGTGCAACGTCGACGGGTGCAACGTCCACGGGTGCCGGGTCGACGGGTGCCGGATCCTGCTGGACCGGCTTCTCTACGATCGGTTCGGCGACCTTGTCCTCCGAAAGGGGTTCGGCCTTCGCGGCGAGCAGCGGTACCGGTTCCGCCTGGAACGGTTCCCTTGACGGCGGTTCCGGTGTCGAGTTCGGCGAGAGGAAGACGTAGCCGCCGCCGGCGATCATTGCCAACACGACGACGATCCCGACCCACAGCCCGATCCGGTTGGGGGGCGAGGGGGGAGTCGGGGATGGTGTTGACTCGGATCGATCTCGGACGGCTTCCAGCTCGAGATCCTTGACGGCGTCCTCGAACGCGGTGGGGCTGGTCTCGGGGACGGGCGGTGCGACGGAACGCGCGGCGTCGGTGGGGATCAGTGCGTGCAGAGCCGAGTCGATTTCGCGCTCCGCGTCTTTGCTCACCGCCGGCGCTGGCGGGGGAGTCACGGCGGGGGTGGCCGGTAGCTCGTGCGACTCCTGCGTCGCCTGCGGTGTGTCCTCGGCCTCGGGTTCGGCCTCGGCGTCAGTCTCGTCGCCGACGATTGAATCGATCATGTTGTCGAGCTGATTCATGATCTCGTCTTCGGAGAGATGATCCAGCGCCAACGACTTGTGGGTCTTCTTCTTCGGCGCGGCCTTTGTCACCTGTGACGCGGTCGTGCTGCCCGGGTCGGGAATCAGACGCCGACAGGTTTCGACGAGGGCGGCGGGGTCGACGGGCTTCTCGAAATACTCATCGGCACCGAATTCGGTCAGCGCCTTCGTCCGAAACTGGTCGCCGCGATAGGTCGCCGCAGTGACGATGACCGGAGTTCCTGCCCCCGAGGTTTCGGCCTTGATCGCCCGACAGACGTCGAACCCGCTCCGTTTGGGTACCATGGTCTCGACGATGACTAGATCTGGATGGAGTTCCCGAAAGGCGTCGAGCCCGGATTCGCCGTCCATGGCAATCTGGACGTTGAGACCGGAGTCCGAAAATGCCTCGAGGGTTCCCTCGATCGCAGACGGGTCGTTCTCGATTAAAAGGATGGTCTGCTTCGTCATTTTGCACTGGCCCCATGCGAGATGGTGGCGACGGGCCTTGGGCTCCGCGACCTCCACACAGGGCAAAACATAGGTTCCGGCCCGGCAACCGGCAATCGGCGTGCCCCCGAAACCCGTTACGGTTCGGCGAAATCGCCGGAGGAGTAGAAAGTGCTAAAAAAATGGGCTTTTTGGGTCTTGGTAGGACTCGTGAGTACGGTGGCCGTGGCCGACGGTCCGGACGATTTCGTCTGGCGAACCCTGCGAATCGATTACGTCCACACCGGGACGGCCACGGACGAGCAGTTTGCGTTGCGCCGTATCCGAGTGGAGGGGGAGTGGCCCGGGAGCCGGACCCAACTGCTGGACTCCACCAACCTGGGCAAGTACCGGATCGAGGTCGTCGATCACGGCAGTCAACGTCTCCTGTACAGCCGGGGCTTCGCCAGTATCTACGGTGAGTGGGAAACCACCGGCGAGGCGCGGAGCGGTCAGTGGCGTGCGTTTGAGGAGGCCGTTCGCATTCCGGAACCGCGCGCACCGTTCCAACTCCGAATTCGTAAGCGAGACGCGACGATGAGTTTTCAGGAAGTCTGGTCCCTCGACGTCGACCCGACATCCCGATTCGTGGATCGCCCGGAACGACAGCCGGAAGATGCGGCGGGGGTTCGCGTGGTTCTCGACAACGGTGCGCCGGCGAACCACGTGGATCTCGTAATCCTCGGCGACGGCTACACCGACGACGACGCGGAGCGTTTCAAGAGCGATGTACAGCAGGCTACCGATGCGTTGTTCTCGGTCGAGCCCTTTCGCTCGCGCAAGTCGGACTTCAACGTGCGTTCCGTCTTCACCCCGGCGACGCAACGTGGGATCTCACGACCTCGAGCGGGGGTCTTTAGAGATACACCGCTGGGAGCTCGTTACAACTCCTTCGATTCGGAGCGTTACATGTTGACGCTGGATGATCGACGATGGCGAGATGTCGCGGCGGCGGTTCCCTACGACTTCGTCCTGATTCTGGCCCCTGAACGAAAGTATGGAGGTGGCGGCATCTTCCGTCTCTATTCGACGGCGGCCAGCGGATCGTCGTATTTCGATTACCTCGTAATTCACGAATTCGGTCACCACTTCGCCGGGCTGGCGGACGAGTACTACACATCCGATGTGGCCTACGACGAGTTCGTGCCCGCAAGTGTCGAGCCGTGGGAAGCCAACGTGACGGCGCTCCTGGATCCCGCCGCTCTCAAGTGGGGCGAACGTGTCGATGCGGCGACGCCATTGCCGACGCCGTGGCCCAAGGAACGCTACGAGGAGGCTTCACACGCCAGTCAGGAGCGTCGCCGGATGCTTCGATCCCAGGGCGCGGCGGAGGACGTACTGGAGGGGCTGTTTGATGACGAACGCGAGCTGTTCACCTCGATGCTGGAAGAGCACGAATTCTCGAGGAAAGTCGGTGCCTTCGAGGGAGCGATGTACGAGGCCAGGGGCCTCTATCGACCTACCGCCGACTGCATCATGTTTACCCGCGATGAGGTCGGGTTCTGCCCGGTCTGTAGTGATGCGATCACCCGCGTCATCGACATGTATTCAAACTGAGACGGCCGGGATCGGGAAGCCAATTGACTTCCCCATAACGGTTCGTTAGCGTAGCTTCAGGAGTCGGCCAGTGTTTATTGCCCGAGAGTTTGGTGTGCTGCGACCAATGGTTGGTCGTCCCCAGGATCTTTGTCGATTGGCTCGGGTGGCCGGTCCCGTGTATCGATCGCCGCAAACAGGGCGATAGGAGTCCGTGGAATGGGAACGAGATTGTATGTTGGCAACCTTCCTTTCAGCGCCGATGACAACGAGATTCGCGCGCTCTTCGAGCAAAACGGCCGCAGTGTCTCGGAGATCTATCTGGTGACCGATCGTGAGAGCGGTCGCCCGCGCGGCTTCGGGTTCGTTGAAATGGGCAACGAGGATGACGCCAACGCTGCCATCGAGGAGTTGAACGGTCATCAGATGGGGGGCCGAACTCTCACGGTGAACGAGGCTCGTGAGCGAGGCGGCAACTGATACTAGTGACTCACGCCCAATGACGATTCGCGGGGTGCCCCTGACCGGGCACCCCTTTTTCGTTCAGCCCTTGATTGTTCAGGGCTATCCCGCGGGAACGACGAGAACCTTCGACGCCGCCTGGAAGCCGAGTTGGAGGCCATCGGAATTCGACGTCACGACTCTGACAGTCTCGGCGACCGGATCCCGACTCTCGACCGTGGCGGTCGCACCCGGCACGAGGGCGTGGGATTCGAGCAACCGCAGGAACTCGGCACGTTGATCGACGACCCGCGCCACCCGCAGCGATTCACCCAGCGGGCAATCCAGAAGATCCGAGTAGTCGACCGTCTCGATCTGTCCGCCGGCGTTAGGGATCGGGTCCCCGTGGGGATCGACAGACGGGAAGCCCAGCATCTCATCCATCCGCTCGATCAACCGGTCGGAGAATGCGTGTTCCAGGACCTCCGCCTCGCCGTGGACCTCACTCCAGTCGATACCCATGAACTCCACGAGGAACAGCTCGATCAGGCGGTGACGACGAAGCACATGGGTCGCCAGCTTCGTACCCGCAGGGGTCAGACGAACCCCCATGTACGGTTCATACTCGACGAGTCCCGACTCCGCGAGAGCCTTCATCATGGCCGTCACGGTTCCCGGCGCAACAAGAAGAGCCGACGCGATCCGACCGGTGGAGATAAGCTCCCCGGGCTGATTCTGTTCCTCAAGGTAGATTCGCTTGAGGTAGTCCTCGACGGTACTGCTTGCCATTCGATGCTCCGATTTCGACCACATTCTGTCATAGGGTTCGAGGTTTCGCCCGGTGAGCTACGACCGGGCCTGCCGGTGTACCATCCGGCGGCGTCATGAATCAGATCGTTGAAGAAGCCCTATGCCGAGATGCCGAGCAGATACTGCGCGAGGCGGTCTCCGCTGTTGAGCCGGCCGCCCTGGTACGGCGGGCGTTGCAAGAGGACGGCACTGGCGTGCTCCCCGGTGGAGACGGGCGACTCCATGTCGTCGCTGTGGGCAAGGGCGCCGCATCGATGTACGAGGGGTTCGTCTCGGCCATCGATCGCCATGTCGACGCGGCGATCGTCTGCACGCTCTCCGGCTTGCCGACGCAGCCGTTGGGCAATCTGAGTCATCACGTCACAAGCCATCCGCTTCCGGGCCCGGAGTCGGTGGCTGCCGGCGAGGAGATCTATCGCCTTGCGCAGGCGAGCGGTCCCTCGGATCGGTTCGTCTTGCTGTTGTCCGGAGGGGCCTCGTCGATGATGGAGATGCCACGCGACGGTGTCGGTCATGACGAGGTGCGGGAGACCATCCACGCCTTGCACCACTCCGGAGCGACGATCCACGAGCTGAATTGCGTGCGGAAGCAGCTCTGCCGTCTGAAGGGCGGCGGCCTGGCAGCCGCCCTCGGCGGCGCCACGGCCCTGGGTCTGATCCTCTCGGACGTCATCGACGACGCGGAAGATGTCATCGGGTCGGGCCCCCTGGCCTCCGACCGGACCCACCCCCGTCAAGCGCTCGACATTCTGAGGCTCTATCGACTCGAGGGTCGGACGCCGACCCGAATCCTGCGTTTCCTTCGGGAACGCAAGGCGGAGAAGCCCACGGGTCTCGCCCCTTCAGTGGTTGCCAGGGTGCGCACTCGCGTAATCGGCAACGGCTGGACCGCAGCCCGCGCCGCCGCAACGGAAGCGATTCGGCTTGGCTACGAGACCGAGATCCTCTCTCCGAACCTCGCCGGCGAGGCCCGCGAGGCGGGGCGCTTCATTGCCGCTACCGCACGCCTGGTCGCGACGAGCGTCGGTCCTCCCGACGGCGCCCGCTGCATGGTCTGCTGCGGGGAAAGTCAGGTGACCCTTCGTGGTGACGGGCACGGCGGGAGCAATCAGGAACTGGCGCTTGCAGCCGCCATCGGAATCGATGGCCTGGAGGAGACCCTGGTGGCCTCCATGGACACCGACGGAGTCGACGGTCCCACCGAGGCGGCCGGAGCCTTCGCCACCGGCTCGACGGTCTCCCGGGCTCGGGAACGAGGCATCGATTGCGGGGCAAGTCTCGACAAAAACGATTCCCATGCCGTGTTCGCGTCGCTGGACGATCTGATCGTGAGTGGAGCCACGGGAACCAACGTCTCGGATCTTCAGGTGCTGCTCGTAGGTCGTCGGTCGGAGCTCCTGACCGAATAACGCGACGTCTGCCGTGTATTCCCCCGCGATGCGGCGGTTCCGGCGCTCGACGGGTTGACGGACTCTGCCTGTCAACCTTAGGCTTGCGTAACGAGAAATCTACCGATCGCACCGGCAATTCGGAATTCAAGGAGAAATCACGATGGGTCTGTTGGACAAACTTCGCGGCGAACTTGTCGATATCGTCGAATGGGTTGATCACACCCGTGACACACTCGTCTGGCGTTTCCCTCGCTACCACAATCAAATCAAGAACGGTGCCGCGCTGATCGTTCGGCCCGGCCAGATGGCTGTCTTTGTTCATCGTGGCGAATTGGCCGATGTCTTCGAGCCCGGCAGTTACACGCTGACGGCAGACAACCTTCCGATCCTCAGCACGCTGCAGAGTTGGAAGTTCGGGTTCGATAGCCCATTCAAGTCGGAGGTCTACTTCGTCACCACAAGGCAGGTCACCGAGCTCAAGTGGGGAACCCCCAACCCGATCATGCTGCGGGATCCCGATTTCGGTCCGATCCGTCTGCGAGCCTTCGGTACGTTTGCTCTGAAGGCCATCGAGCCCCGTGCGCTACTCAAGGAACTCGTCGGTACCGACGGTTCGTTCGAGGCGGATGAGATCCACGAGCTTCTTCGCTCGTTCATCAATACGTCGTTTGCGGAAATCATCGGGAAGTCCGACATAGCGGCTCTGGATCTGGCGTCGAGGTATCAGGAGATGTCGGAAACGCTGCGTGCTGCAGTCGTTGCGCGTGTCGACGATGAGTACGGCCTGGATATTCCGCAGCTGTTCATCGTCAACATCTCGCTCCCCGAGGAGGTCGAGAAGGCATTGGATACGCGATCGAGCATGGGCGTCATCGGCGACATGGGTCGGTTCCAGCAGTTCCAGATGGGGCGCGCCATGACGGCGGCCGCGGAGAACCCGTCGGGCGGCGGTGCTGCCGAGGGAATGGGACTTGGGATGGGTTTCGCCATGGCGAGTCAGATGATGCAGGGCATGGGCGCGGCAAACGCTCAGGGGGGCGGCGGCGCACCCCCGAACGTTCCGACCGCGATGTTCCACATTGTCGAGAAGGGTCAATCGATAGGCCCATTCTCTATCCAGCAGATGCAGGAGCGGATCGCCGCGGGAATCGTCACCGTTGAGACTCTGGTGTGGAGCGCGGGAATGGCGAACTGGATGCCGGCAGGCCGAGTGCCAGGTCTGTCATCCCAGTTGTCGCCCCCGCCACCGCCGCCACCGGCGTGACGGATTAACCGATGAACTGCACGAGTTGCGGAGCACCGCTCGACGCCAAGTCGATCATCTGCCGATTCTGCACGACCGCCAACGAGTTGGATCTACGCAGCGCCCGCCGGACGCCAAGAGACGACGAGCAGAGTACGCGCCCGTGCCCGCGTTGTTCGGAAGAGATGCCGACCATCGACATCGGTCGGTCGGCACCGTTCCCGATCGAGCGGTGCGGCAACTGCCTAGGCCTGTTCTTCGATCCCGGTGAGCTGGATCGTATCCTGCGGGACGACTCCGGTTCCTCGCCTCTGGCCGATCGCGAGCGACTGCAGCGCATCGCTGAAGAAGAGACACCGCTGGATGACATGCAGGAAATTCGTTACGTCCCGTGTCCCGTCTGCAAGAACCTGATGAACCGTGTGAACTACGGTCGTCGATCCGGCGTTGTCGTTGATACGTGCAAGGAGCATGGTGTCTGGCTCGATGGTGGCGAACTCCGTCGAGTCCTGTCCTGGCTTCGCGCCGGCGGGCCGGAGCACCAGGAAAACGTCGTTGCCGAGGAACAGCGGCTTGCCGAACGACAAGAGAACTTCAAGCGACAACTCGACAAGATCGAGGCGCGGAAGCGCGAGACGGATCCCAAGAGCGCGTCCACCACGTTCGACGTGATGGACGTGTTGATCGGTTTGTTCGATTGAGTGCAAGCCTTGAGAAAGGTCGTCAGTTCCCGTGCCTGGCCTGCGGCGCCGACGCCGTTTTCGATATCGCGACCCAGCATCTACGTTGCGATTTCTGCGGGTCGATTCGTGAGTTGTCCGTTGACGGGGAACTTTCGCCGGAGGAGCAGGATTATCACGAGACCCTGTCGCGATTGGCCGAACTTCGTAACGACGAAGAGGAAGTCACCGCGTTCAAGGAGGTCGCTTGCGACGATTGCGGAGCGAGAATCCGTTTTCAGGGCACCCTGACAAGTTCGGAGTGTGCCTACTGCGGTGCGCCGCACCAGATCGACAACGTCCACGAGGCCGAGAGTCGGGTTCCGACCGACGGGGTGTTGCCCTTCAAGGTGACCCGCGACGCCGCCCGTGAGGCTTTCCGGAAATGGGTGCGCAGCCGTTGGTTCGCACCCAACGATTTCAAGAAGCGCAGCGACCAGGGGCAGTTCAACGGGGTCTACACGCCGTACTGGACCTACGATTCGATGACGATGAATCAGTACGAGGGAATGCGTGGCGATCACTACTACGTATCCGTCGGCAGCGGAAAGAACCGTCGCCGCGTTCGCCATACACGTTGGTCGCCGGCAAGCGGAACCTTCAGTCGTTTCTTCGACGACGTCCTTGCGGTCGCGGCCCGCGGTTTACCCGACGGCTGGTTGAAGAAACTCGAGCCGTGGCCTCTGCAATCCTGTCGTCCCTATCGACCGGAGTTTCTCTCCGGGTTTCAGGCGCGAACCTATGACATCCCTCTCGACGAGGGTTTTGTCGACGCGAAGGCACAGATTGATGCCGCCCTCCGCAGTGACGTGCGCGGTCGAATCGGCGGCGACGTTCAGCAGGTCCACTCGATCGACACTCGATACGAGGCCATGACCTTCACGCACTTGCTTCTACCGGTCTGGATGATGGTCTTGCGCTACAGGAACAAGCCGTTTCAGATCGTGATTAACGCGGCAACCGGGGAGGTTCAGGGTGCGCGACCCGTCAGCTGGGTCAAGATCACACTTGCGATTCTCGCTGTCGCGGTTACGATCGGAGCGATCGTCGTACTCAAGCGTTAGTCGGCGGACTCCGGAGGCGGTCGTGCGGCCCATTGTCCTTTGTTCCCTCTTGGTTTTCTCGTCGCTCGTGGGAGTGGCGGCCGCGCCGTCTTCGCACGATGTCTGGCTGCTTCAGGACACGAAGGGTCAGACTCTCGACTCCCGGCACTCCGACCGTCTACTGAATCCGGCGTCCGTGCTGAAGATCGCCACCAGTTGGTGGGCCCTCGAGACGCTGGGCTTCGATCATCGATTCGAGACGCGGTTCTTTCTGGCCGGAGAGATCGATCGCGAGCGATCCACTCTCATCGGCGACCTCGTGGTCCTTGGCGGTGGCGATCCGGACTTTCACGGCGAGAATGGCTGGCTTGTTGCCGAGGCGCTGGCACGGCTCGGCGTCCGGCGGGTGACCGGCGACCTGAGGGTGACGCCGAAGTTCTACATGGGCTGGGAGGGCGGGATCCCGTACGAGACGAATTCCGTTCTACGCGGCGAGACGATGGGCCGGAGACTCAGGGATGCTCTCGACCCGGACCGCTGGGATCGTTCCACACGTCGTGGCCTCGAAGAGTTTGCGGGTAGGAGCGGACGTTCGCTCGAGTCGTTTCCCTCTATTCGATTCGCTGGCGATGTGGTCGGGCTCTCTGCCGAACCGCCGATCGATGGGTTGTCCGCATCGATCGTGCATCGGTCCAACCCGTTACCGATCCTCCTGAAGCGTTTTACGAGCTACTCCAACAACGACATCGATCGTCTGTCCGACACGCTGGGGCAGCCGGCCGAGCTCGGGCGGTTTCTGACGAGCAAATTGAATCTGTCCGAGGATCGTGTCGAGGTCGGTTCGCTCTCCGGTCTGGAGACTAATCGGCTCAGCTGCGATTCCATCGTTTCTCTGCTGGATGCATACGCGTCCTTCGTAGCGCAACACGATTCGGAACTGGCCGACCTCCTTCCCGCCAACGGCTGCGATCCCGGCACGCTCGAGAACTTCCCCGGGCTGGAGTCCTTGCCGGCGGCAACAATCGTCGCCAAGACGGGGACACTGCTTCGTACCGACGACGGAGTCTCGGTCGTTGCGGGAGTGTTGCAGACCGATGAGGGCCAACGGACATTCTGTCGGGCGGCCTTGAAGAGCGGACGTCGAACCCTCGACGCCAGGCACGATGCGGAGAATTGGCTTCTGGCGTCGATCGACTTCACGCCTTCATCGACGATCGGGTGCGGGGCACCGGTGGTTCATTCGGACGATGACGTGGAACTCGAGGTCAGGCATCCCCGATTACCCCTGGCCAAGGGTGAGAACTGGCCCGGGTTCCTTGGTCGGAACGGTCGTCCCGTCTCCGAAGAAGGGCCGTTGCCGAAGCGCTACCTGAAAGAGACGCCGCCGGTACGCTGGCACGTCGAGGCAGGCGAGGGGTACGCCGCCCCCTCGATCGCAGACCGCACGGTCTATTTCTTTGACCGCGTGGATGCCGAGGCCCGGCTGCGGGCCATCGACGCGTCAAGTGGCAGGACGATCTGGGAGAGCCGCTACCCGACGGACTATGTCGATACGTATCAGTTCAGTAACGGGCCGCGCAGCTCACCGGTCATCGCGGACGGCCGGGTCTACACGTTCGGCGTCGAAGGACGGCTGCGAAGCCATTCGACTGATGACGGCCGGCTGCTGTGGGAGATCGACACGACCGCAAAGTTCGGTGTCGTCCAGAACTGCTTCGGCGTAGGAAGCACGCCGGTGATCGAGAACGACCTACTGATCGTTCCTGTCGGCGGGAGTCCTCCCGATAGCCCACCCTTCGAC
This sequence is a window from Acidobacteriota bacterium. Protein-coding genes within it:
- a CDS encoding SPFH domain-containing protein: MGLLDKLRGELVDIVEWVDHTRDTLVWRFPRYHNQIKNGAALIVRPGQMAVFVHRGELADVFEPGSYTLTADNLPILSTLQSWKFGFDSPFKSEVYFVTTRQVTELKWGTPNPIMLRDPDFGPIRLRAFGTFALKAIEPRALLKELVGTDGSFEADEIHELLRSFINTSFAEIIGKSDIAALDLASRYQEMSETLRAAVVARVDDEYGLDIPQLFIVNISLPEEVEKALDTRSSMGVIGDMGRFQQFQMGRAMTAAAENPSGGGAAEGMGLGMGFAMASQMMQGMGAANAQGGGGAPPNVPTAMFHIVEKGQSIGPFSIQQMQERIAAGIVTVETLVWSAGMANWMPAGRVPGLSSQLSPPPPPPPA
- a CDS encoding D-alanyl-D-alanine carboxypeptidase, which translates into the protein MRPIVLCSLLVFSSLVGVAAAPSSHDVWLLQDTKGQTLDSRHSDRLLNPASVLKIATSWWALETLGFDHRFETRFFLAGEIDRERSTLIGDLVVLGGGDPDFHGENGWLVAEALARLGVRRVTGDLRVTPKFYMGWEGGIPYETNSVLRGETMGRRLRDALDPDRWDRSTRRGLEEFAGRSGRSLESFPSIRFAGDVVGLSAEPPIDGLSASIVHRSNPLPILLKRFTSYSNNDIDRLSDTLGQPAELGRFLTSKLNLSEDRVEVGSLSGLETNRLSCDSIVSLLDAYASFVAQHDSELADLLPANGCDPGTLENFPGLESLPAATIVAKTGTLLRTDDGVSVVAGVLQTDEGQRTFCRAALKSGRRTLDARHDAENWLLASIDFTPSSTIGCGAPVVHSDDDVELEVRHPRLPLAKGENWPGFLGRNGRPVSEEGPLPKRYLKETPPVRWHVEAGEGYAAPSIADRTVYFFDRVDAEARLRAIDASSGRTIWESRYPTDYVDTYQFSNGPRSSPVIADGRVYTFGVEGRLRSHSTDDGRLLWEIDTTAKFGVVQNCFGVGSTPVIENDLLIVPVGGSPPDSPPFDSGETRGNGSGVVAFDRKTGETRYAISNELASYASPVLTTIDGRRWAFVLARGGLIAFDPTTGAIDFEFPWRASRVLSVNAANPVVVGNEVLISEAYGPGSALLRVRPGGYEVVWKDARRDKSLLSHWSTPIHRDGRLFGIHGYGTADVHLRAIEWKTGRLIWKSPLLERSTALLVDDLLVVAEEGGEVHLVKAQAESYEKLNTWRFAEDGQSLLRRPVWNAPVLSHGLLFLRGRDRLIAIDLLTEKSP
- a CDS encoding DUF4147 domain-containing protein gives rise to the protein MNQIVEEALCRDAEQILREAVSAVEPAALVRRALQEDGTGVLPGGDGRLHVVAVGKGAASMYEGFVSAIDRHVDAAIVCTLSGLPTQPLGNLSHHVTSHPLPGPESVAAGEEIYRLAQASGPSDRFVLLLSGGASSMMEMPRDGVGHDEVRETIHALHHSGATIHELNCVRKQLCRLKGGGLAAALGGATALGLILSDVIDDAEDVIGSGPLASDRTHPRQALDILRLYRLEGRTPTRILRFLRERKAEKPTGLAPSVVARVRTRVIGNGWTAARAAATEAIRLGYETEILSPNLAGEAREAGRFIAATARLVATSVGPPDGARCMVCCGESQVTLRGDGHGGSNQELALAAAIGIDGLEETLVASMDTDGVDGPTEAAGAFATGSTVSRARERGIDCGASLDKNDSHAVFASLDDLIVSGATGTNVSDLQVLLVGRRSELLTE
- a CDS encoding zf-TFIIB domain-containing protein, which encodes MNCTSCGAPLDAKSIICRFCTTANELDLRSARRTPRDDEQSTRPCPRCSEEMPTIDIGRSAPFPIERCGNCLGLFFDPGELDRILRDDSGSSPLADRERLQRIAEEETPLDDMQEIRYVPCPVCKNLMNRVNYGRRSGVVVDTCKEHGVWLDGGELRRVLSWLRAGGPEHQENVVAEEQRLAERQENFKRQLDKIEARKRETDPKSASTTFDVMDVLIGLFD
- a CDS encoding metal-dependent transcriptional regulator, with the translated sequence MASSTVEDYLKRIYLEEQNQPGELISTGRIASALLVAPGTVTAMMKALAESGLVEYEPYMGVRLTPAGTKLATHVLRRHRLIELFLVEFMGIDWSEVHGEAEVLEHAFSDRLIERMDEMLGFPSVDPHGDPIPNAGGQIETVDYSDLLDCPLGESLRVARVVDQRAEFLRLLESHALVPGATATVESRDPVAETVRVVTSNSDGLQLGFQAASKVLVVPAG